A part of Rhinoderma darwinii isolate aRhiDar2 chromosome 1, aRhiDar2.hap1, whole genome shotgun sequence genomic DNA contains:
- the LOC142749102 gene encoding protein FAM200C-like, with translation MSSKMRKWSDEYVQYGFTCITERDGSQRPNWMICNAKLSNSSLASAKLREHFLKLHGDGKYKNTTLAEFKVKRARVDEKATLPVLGFVPINKPILKASYEVAYLIAKQGKPHTIGETLIKPAVLKMANIMLGKEAEVKLSQIPLSNDTISDRIEDMSKDILTQVVANLISSPAKFSLQLDETTDVSNLSQLAVFVRYVKDDVMKEDFFYFFVRTELQSCWEESLVLVRYSQSSQSTDAGGGVNIIEAEENLKAFQKKLPLWKRQTENDNFANFPLLDDCVSKIEDVSGIGDISVPAELKQAIATHLDELAKSLDGYFPTRESYPAWVRQPFTFSVGTTHVNDEYLDEIIEIQQVQQQLFRTTTLSTFWCQQMVTYPVIAKKALEIFIPFVTTYLCEQSFSRMLDIKRKKRNRLCCENDMRVALAKVKPRISELVSERQQQKSH, from the exons ATGTCAAGCAAAATGAGAAAGTGGTCGGACGAATATGTACAATATGGATTCACATGTATAACGGAACGTGATGGGAGTCAGCGTCCTAACTGGATGATTTGCAATGCCAAGTTGAGCAATTCTAGTCTAGCATCGGCAAAACTAAGAGAACACTTCCTCAAGCTGCATGGAGATGgaaaatacaagaatacaacGCTCGCTGAATTCAAGGTGAAGAGAGCCAGAGTTGATGAAAAGGCTACACTACCTGTTCTTGGCTTTGTACCCATCAACAAACCAATCCTCAAAGCATCGTACGAAGTTGCTTACCTGATCGCAAAGCAGGGCAAACCACACACCATTGGTGAAACACTCATAAAACCAGCTGTGTTGAAGATGGCGAATATCATGCTGGGAAAAGAGGCTGAAGTTAAGTTATCCCAAATTCCTCTTTCAAATGACACCATCAGCGACAGAATAGAGGACATGAGCAAAGACATCTTGACTCAAGTAGTTGCAAATCTGATTTCAAGCCCGGCAAAATTCAGCCTTCAACTCGACGAGACCACAGACGTTTCCAATCTAAGCCAGCTTGCTGTATTCGTGCGCTATGTGAAAGACGACGTGATgaaggaagattttttttatttt TTTGTTCGGACGGAGCTCCAGTCATGCTGGGAAGAAAGTCTGGTTTTGGTGCGCTA CTCTCAATCATCTCAATCAACAGATGCAGGCGGTGGAGTCAACATCATCGAAGCGGAAGAAAACCTGAAGGCTTTTCAAAAAAAGCTACCGTTATGGAAACGACAAACAGAGAACGATAACTTTGCAAACTTTCCCCTGCTGGACGACTGTGTAAGTAAGATCGAAGATGTATCTGGAATCGGAGACATTTCTGTAcccgcggaactgaagcaagcaaTTGCCACGCACTTAGATGAGCTTGCAAAGTCTCTTGACGGATACTTCCCTACAAGAGAGTCATATCCAGCATGGGTGAGACAGCCGTTCACGTTTAGTGTTGGGACAACACATGTCAATGATGAATACCTCGATGAAATCATTGAAATTCAGCAGGTTCAACAGCAACTCTTCAGAACAACAACGCTCTCAACGTTTTGGTGTCAACAAATGGTAACGTACCCTGTTATTGCTAAGAAAGCTCTGGAGATTTTCATACCGTTTGTTACAACATATCTTTGCGAGCAATCCTTTTCGAGGATGCTGGACATAAAAAGGAAGAAAAGGAACAgactttgttgcgaaaatgacatGAGGGTGGCACTTGCCAAGGTGAAGCCGCGCATTTCTGAACTAGTCTCTGAAAGGCAACAGCAGAAGTCACACTGA